The following proteins come from a genomic window of Alicyclobacillus dauci:
- a CDS encoding tyrosine-type recombinase/integrase — protein sequence MLSKFFDVTGRFCWEVQADDVNEYQEVLIDTGVSVRTRRGYINTISNFYAFLLSHPEIPMTPLERASGKIQQRIDWKYGVKLSQPVDKWFMPIHSSDDTTVRSALPSRDHLRTLFRFIRQTAERSVKPVIMHRDYAMFSLMYHTGIRQDECRMLDISDVNFEQGVIHVRFGKGSRGSGKRERWVPIVLHGVAEILKIYLTRVRPHFLNSDRSEALFLSERGSRISSATIKRRLQDLIDEANGHGVVVPRFTCHDLRRAFATHHFEDDPTKLEIIRRMLGHEHLATTQRYIRPSQKFLQDSLERWANARLSSLGVDSPDD from the coding sequence ATGTTATCTAAATTTTTCGACGTAACTGGAAGATTTTGCTGGGAAGTTCAGGCAGATGATGTTAACGAATACCAGGAAGTCTTGATTGACACAGGTGTCTCGGTTCGGACCAGAAGAGGTTATATCAATACTATTTCTAATTTTTATGCGTTTCTTCTTTCACACCCCGAAATTCCAATGACGCCATTGGAACGGGCTTCCGGTAAGATTCAGCAACGCATTGACTGGAAGTATGGTGTGAAGTTGTCTCAACCAGTGGATAAATGGTTCATGCCGATTCATTCCTCAGACGATACAACTGTCCGCTCCGCACTTCCTAGCCGAGATCATTTACGAACTCTGTTTCGTTTCATTCGCCAGACAGCCGAAAGATCCGTAAAACCTGTTATTATGCACAGAGATTACGCGATGTTTAGTTTGATGTACCATACGGGAATACGCCAAGACGAATGCCGAATGCTAGATATATCGGACGTCAATTTTGAACAGGGTGTTATCCATGTTCGTTTCGGTAAGGGTTCCCGCGGTTCAGGGAAGAGAGAACGGTGGGTTCCAATCGTGTTGCATGGAGTGGCTGAGATCCTAAAGATCTATTTGACACGAGTGCGGCCTCACTTCCTTAACTCGGATAGATCAGAGGCACTCTTCCTGTCTGAGCGTGGTAGTCGAATAAGTTCTGCAACTATCAAACGTCGGTTACAGGATTTAATCGATGAGGCCAACGGTCACGGTGTAGTAGTCCCACGCTTTACTTGCCATGACCTTCGCCGCGCCTTTGCTACTCATCACTTTGAAGATGATCCAACAAAGCTGGAGATTATACGGCGAATGTTAGGACATGAACACCTTGCGACGACACAAAGATATATACGACCGAGCCAGAAGTTCTTGCAAGACAGCCTGGAGCGGTGGGCGAATGCAAGGCTAAGCTCCTTAGGGGTGGATTCCCCCGATGATTAA
- a CDS encoding helix-turn-helix domain-containing protein, protein MIKWKLREVMASKGVWTGQELLDRLEQRAGIIISHTAVMQLIKQEPKAIRFQTLEAICVALDCTPMDLIEYHPSATKSKGIQAVGEGPIRPYARSKKDTNKVDSLFPDEDF, encoded by the coding sequence ATGATTAAATGGAAGTTAAGAGAAGTAATGGCATCTAAAGGTGTTTGGACTGGGCAGGAATTACTTGACAGACTTGAACAACGGGCCGGGATCATCATATCTCATACTGCAGTTATGCAGCTCATTAAGCAGGAACCCAAGGCCATCAGATTTCAAACGCTGGAAGCGATATGCGTAGCTCTGGATTGCACACCGATGGATTTAATTGAGTATCACCCATCCGCAACAAAATCGAAAGGGATACAAGCGGTGGGGGAAGGTCCGATTCGTCCATATGCACGATCAAAAAAAGACACCAATAAAGTAGACAGCCTGTTTCCTGATGAGGATTTCTAA
- a CDS encoding tyrosine-type recombinase/integrase, which yields MEQRYVEFKEKFSLDNSPSSILMRDFMDYLDSAYGDQKREIATRTKYVYQFLESGDISAKLQWSIDDVAELEAFRQHLSVQKKTAMYHFVKFIEQRSNLRDEIEELKIKNKVLEIPECFQGTVQRYLEVLKSRRKMKHWTRYQLAFAFKYFFDFVHNTLNIKDIRQIDQDCIVHYLQYLKSGGGAQKYVYTRFRELNSLFTWAYKQRLIFANPCKDIEVQHYYQLTAPLTIAEQEELVKRWMSDECDPREAIIGILALIYGCSAEEIRFLKLEAFINEITIHIEGRPTNIVLNPVVCPVLERYLLWREQLCKGADVEYLIVSRESYKTKKPLEARVIFKILSNCGQSLRRLRATMLLDAASTGNIKLLEAVGLSFEGTRPYMRAATPVLWMGKPSR from the coding sequence ATGGAACAAAGATATGTCGAGTTTAAGGAGAAGTTTTCTCTCGATAATTCTCCATCGTCCATCCTCATGCGGGATTTCATGGACTATCTCGATTCGGCATACGGTGATCAGAAGCGTGAGATTGCAACACGTACGAAGTACGTCTACCAATTCCTTGAGAGTGGCGATATCTCGGCCAAATTGCAATGGAGTATTGATGATGTAGCAGAATTAGAAGCTTTCCGGCAACACCTGTCCGTTCAGAAGAAGACTGCTATGTACCATTTTGTTAAATTTATTGAACAACGGTCTAACCTTAGAGATGAAATTGAGGAACTGAAAATCAAGAACAAGGTATTAGAGATACCCGAATGTTTCCAAGGAACTGTTCAGAGGTATCTTGAGGTTCTAAAATCGCGACGGAAAATGAAACACTGGACCAGATACCAGTTGGCATTTGCATTTAAATACTTCTTTGACTTCGTACATAATACTCTGAATATCAAAGACATTCGACAAATTGACCAAGACTGTATCGTTCACTATTTACAATATTTGAAATCAGGTGGGGGTGCCCAGAAGTACGTCTATACACGATTCAGGGAACTGAACTCACTGTTTACATGGGCATATAAACAACGCCTCATTTTCGCAAATCCATGTAAAGACATTGAAGTCCAACATTATTATCAGCTCACAGCCCCTCTTACAATTGCAGAACAAGAAGAGTTAGTTAAACGATGGATGTCTGATGAATGTGATCCGAGAGAAGCAATTATTGGAATCTTGGCCCTTATCTATGGATGCTCAGCCGAAGAAATTAGATTTCTCAAATTGGAAGCGTTCATCAATGAGATAACAATCCACATTGAGGGACGTCCAACTAACATCGTCCTCAACCCTGTTGTATGTCCTGTTCTGGAAAGGTATCTCTTGTGGCGTGAGCAACTGTGTAAAGGCGCTGACGTTGAGTACCTTATCGTCTCAAGAGAATCTTATAAAACCAAAAAGCCCCTCGAAGCAAGGGTTATATTTAAAATCCTCTCAAATTGTGGACAGTCTTTACGCCGCTTACGAGCCACCATGTTGTTAGATGCCGCGTCAACTGGCAATATCAAGCTTCTGGAAGCAGTAGGTCTGTCGTTCGAGGGTACCCGGCCCTATATGCGCGCTGCCACACCAGTACTGTGGATGGGGAAGCCATCTCGTTGA